One region of Thunnus albacares chromosome 20, fThuAlb1.1, whole genome shotgun sequence genomic DNA includes:
- the LOC122971944 gene encoding C-terminal-binding protein 2 isoform X4 has product MSLTDKHKVKRQRLDRICEGIRPQIMNGPMHPRPLVALLDGRDCTVEMPILKDLATVAFCDAQSTQEIHEKVLNEAVGAMMYHTITLTREDLEKFKALRIIIRIGSGYDNIDIKAAGELGIAVCNIPSAAVEETADSTLCHILNLYRRNTWLYQALREGTRVQSVEQIREVASGAARIRGETLGLIGFGRSGQAVAVRAKVFGFNVIFYDPYLQDGLERSLGVQRVYTLQDLLYQSDCVSLHCNLNEHNHHLINDFTIKQMRQGAFLVNTARGGLVDEKALAQALKEGRIRGAALDVHETEPFTFAQGPLKDAPNLICTPHTAWYSEQASLEMREAAATEIRRAITGRIPDSLRNCVNKEFFVTTAPWAVMDQPGVHPELNGAAYRYPPGVVGVAPGGIPGALEGMVPGGVPIAHTLPSGTHPSQAPSPNQPSKHGETREHLTEQ; this is encoded by the exons GTATTCGGCCCCAAATCATGAACGGGCCAATGCATCCGCGCCCCCTGGTGGCGCTGCTGGACGGGCGCGACTGCACCGTGGAGATGCCCATCCTTAAAGACTTGGCGACTGTCGCCTTCTGTGACGCTCAGTCAACACAGGAGATCCACGAGAag gtgctCAACGAGGCAGTGGGAGCTATGATGTACCACACCATCACTTTAACCAGAGAGGACCTGGAAAAGTTCAAAGCTCTACGCATCATCATCCGCATCGGCAGCGGCTATGACAACATCGACATCAAGGCTGCTGGAGAGCTTG GCATCGCTGTGTGTAACATTCCCTCGGCAGCTGTGGAGGAAACAGCGGACTCCACCTTGTGCCACATCCTCAACCTCTACCGGCGAAACACCTGGCTTTACCAGGCTCTCCGGGAGGGCACGCGGGTCCAGAGCGTGGAGCAGATCCGTGAAGTGGCGTCCGGCGCCGCCCGCATCCGCGGTGAAACCCTGGGACTCATCGGTTTCG GTCGTTCGGGCCAGGCGGTGGCGGTGCGGGCCAAGGTTTTCGGCTTCAACGTCATCTTCTACGACCCCTACCTGCAGGACGGCCTGGAGCGCTCGCTGGGCGTCCAGCGCGTCTACACCCTGCAGGACCTGCTCTACCAGAGCGACTGCGTCTCCCTGCACTGCAACCTGAACGAACACAACCACCACCTCATCAACGACTTCACCATCAAACAG ATGCGTCAGGGTGCGTTCCTGGTCAATACCGCGCGGGGAGGCCTGGTGGATGAGAAGGCCCTGGCCCAGGCGTTGAAGGAGGGCAGGATACGTGGAGCCGCCTTGGACGTCCATGAGACGGAGCCCTTCAC ttttgctCAGGGCCCACTGAAAGACGCTCCCAACTTGATCTGCACACCACACACAGCCTGGTACAGTGAGCAGGCCTCTCTGGAGATGAGGGAGGCAGCCGCCACCGAGATCCGAAGAGCCATCACCG GCCGTATCCCTGACAGCCTAAGAAACTGCGTCAACAAGGAGTTCTTTGTCACCACGGCACCGTGGGCAGTTATGGATCAACCAGGCGTTCACCCTGAGCTCAACGGCGCTGCCTACAG ATACCCGCCAGGTGTGGTTGGAGTGGCTCCAGGCGGCATCCCGGGGGCGTTAGAGGGCATGGTGCCAGGTGGGGTGCCCATCGCCCACACCCTGCCCTCTGGTACACACCCCTCCCAGGCCCCGTCGCCCAACCAGCCCTCCAAACACGGCGAGACCAGAGAGCACCTCACCGAGCAATAG
- the LOC122971944 gene encoding C-terminal-binding protein 2 isoform X3: MSLTDKHKVKRQRLDRICEGKRMCIRPQIMNGPMHPRPLVALLDGRDCTVEMPILKDLATVAFCDAQSTQEIHEKVLNEAVGAMMYHTITLTREDLEKFKALRIIIRIGSGYDNIDIKAAGELGIAVCNIPSAAVEETADSTLCHILNLYRRNTWLYQALREGTRVQSVEQIREVASGAARIRGETLGLIGFGRSGQAVAVRAKVFGFNVIFYDPYLQDGLERSLGVQRVYTLQDLLYQSDCVSLHCNLNEHNHHLINDFTIKQMRQGAFLVNTARGGLVDEKALAQALKEGRIRGAALDVHETEPFTFAQGPLKDAPNLICTPHTAWYSEQASLEMREAAATEIRRAITGRIPDSLRNCVNKEFFVTTAPWAVMDQPGVHPELNGAAYRYPPGVVGVAPGGIPGALEGMVPGGVPIAHTLPSGTHPSQAPSPNQPSKHGETREHLTEQ, from the exons GTATTCGGCCCCAAATCATGAACGGGCCAATGCATCCGCGCCCCCTGGTGGCGCTGCTGGACGGGCGCGACTGCACCGTGGAGATGCCCATCCTTAAAGACTTGGCGACTGTCGCCTTCTGTGACGCTCAGTCAACACAGGAGATCCACGAGAag gtgctCAACGAGGCAGTGGGAGCTATGATGTACCACACCATCACTTTAACCAGAGAGGACCTGGAAAAGTTCAAAGCTCTACGCATCATCATCCGCATCGGCAGCGGCTATGACAACATCGACATCAAGGCTGCTGGAGAGCTTG GCATCGCTGTGTGTAACATTCCCTCGGCAGCTGTGGAGGAAACAGCGGACTCCACCTTGTGCCACATCCTCAACCTCTACCGGCGAAACACCTGGCTTTACCAGGCTCTCCGGGAGGGCACGCGGGTCCAGAGCGTGGAGCAGATCCGTGAAGTGGCGTCCGGCGCCGCCCGCATCCGCGGTGAAACCCTGGGACTCATCGGTTTCG GTCGTTCGGGCCAGGCGGTGGCGGTGCGGGCCAAGGTTTTCGGCTTCAACGTCATCTTCTACGACCCCTACCTGCAGGACGGCCTGGAGCGCTCGCTGGGCGTCCAGCGCGTCTACACCCTGCAGGACCTGCTCTACCAGAGCGACTGCGTCTCCCTGCACTGCAACCTGAACGAACACAACCACCACCTCATCAACGACTTCACCATCAAACAG ATGCGTCAGGGTGCGTTCCTGGTCAATACCGCGCGGGGAGGCCTGGTGGATGAGAAGGCCCTGGCCCAGGCGTTGAAGGAGGGCAGGATACGTGGAGCCGCCTTGGACGTCCATGAGACGGAGCCCTTCAC ttttgctCAGGGCCCACTGAAAGACGCTCCCAACTTGATCTGCACACCACACACAGCCTGGTACAGTGAGCAGGCCTCTCTGGAGATGAGGGAGGCAGCCGCCACCGAGATCCGAAGAGCCATCACCG GCCGTATCCCTGACAGCCTAAGAAACTGCGTCAACAAGGAGTTCTTTGTCACCACGGCACCGTGGGCAGTTATGGATCAACCAGGCGTTCACCCTGAGCTCAACGGCGCTGCCTACAG ATACCCGCCAGGTGTGGTTGGAGTGGCTCCAGGCGGCATCCCGGGGGCGTTAGAGGGCATGGTGCCAGGTGGGGTGCCCATCGCCCACACCCTGCCCTCTGGTACACACCCCTCCCAGGCCCCGTCGCCCAACCAGCCCTCCAAACACGGCGAGACCAGAGAGCACCTCACCGAGCAATAG
- the LOC122971944 gene encoding C-terminal-binding protein 2 isoform X5, with product MELSVSGIPQSGTGIRPQIMNGPMHPRPLVALLDGRDCTVEMPILKDLATVAFCDAQSTQEIHEKVLNEAVGAMMYHTITLTREDLEKFKALRIIIRIGSGYDNIDIKAAGELGIAVCNIPSAAVEETADSTLCHILNLYRRNTWLYQALREGTRVQSVEQIREVASGAARIRGETLGLIGFGRSGQAVAVRAKVFGFNVIFYDPYLQDGLERSLGVQRVYTLQDLLYQSDCVSLHCNLNEHNHHLINDFTIKQMRQGAFLVNTARGGLVDEKALAQALKEGRIRGAALDVHETEPFTFAQGPLKDAPNLICTPHTAWYSEQASLEMREAAATEIRRAITGRIPDSLRNCVNKEFFVTTAPWAVMDQPGVHPELNGAAYRYPPGVVGVAPGGIPGALEGMVPGGVPIAHTLPSGTHPSQAPSPNQPSKHGETREHLTEQ from the exons GTATTCGGCCCCAAATCATGAACGGGCCAATGCATCCGCGCCCCCTGGTGGCGCTGCTGGACGGGCGCGACTGCACCGTGGAGATGCCCATCCTTAAAGACTTGGCGACTGTCGCCTTCTGTGACGCTCAGTCAACACAGGAGATCCACGAGAag gtgctCAACGAGGCAGTGGGAGCTATGATGTACCACACCATCACTTTAACCAGAGAGGACCTGGAAAAGTTCAAAGCTCTACGCATCATCATCCGCATCGGCAGCGGCTATGACAACATCGACATCAAGGCTGCTGGAGAGCTTG GCATCGCTGTGTGTAACATTCCCTCGGCAGCTGTGGAGGAAACAGCGGACTCCACCTTGTGCCACATCCTCAACCTCTACCGGCGAAACACCTGGCTTTACCAGGCTCTCCGGGAGGGCACGCGGGTCCAGAGCGTGGAGCAGATCCGTGAAGTGGCGTCCGGCGCCGCCCGCATCCGCGGTGAAACCCTGGGACTCATCGGTTTCG GTCGTTCGGGCCAGGCGGTGGCGGTGCGGGCCAAGGTTTTCGGCTTCAACGTCATCTTCTACGACCCCTACCTGCAGGACGGCCTGGAGCGCTCGCTGGGCGTCCAGCGCGTCTACACCCTGCAGGACCTGCTCTACCAGAGCGACTGCGTCTCCCTGCACTGCAACCTGAACGAACACAACCACCACCTCATCAACGACTTCACCATCAAACAG ATGCGTCAGGGTGCGTTCCTGGTCAATACCGCGCGGGGAGGCCTGGTGGATGAGAAGGCCCTGGCCCAGGCGTTGAAGGAGGGCAGGATACGTGGAGCCGCCTTGGACGTCCATGAGACGGAGCCCTTCAC ttttgctCAGGGCCCACTGAAAGACGCTCCCAACTTGATCTGCACACCACACACAGCCTGGTACAGTGAGCAGGCCTCTCTGGAGATGAGGGAGGCAGCCGCCACCGAGATCCGAAGAGCCATCACCG GCCGTATCCCTGACAGCCTAAGAAACTGCGTCAACAAGGAGTTCTTTGTCACCACGGCACCGTGGGCAGTTATGGATCAACCAGGCGTTCACCCTGAGCTCAACGGCGCTGCCTACAG ATACCCGCCAGGTGTGGTTGGAGTGGCTCCAGGCGGCATCCCGGGGGCGTTAGAGGGCATGGTGCCAGGTGGGGTGCCCATCGCCCACACCCTGCCCTCTGGTACACACCCCTCCCAGGCCCCGTCGCCCAACCAGCCCTCCAAACACGGCGAGACCAGAGAGCACCTCACCGAGCAATAG
- the LOC122971944 gene encoding C-terminal-binding protein 2 isoform X7 translates to MSLTDKHKVKRQRLDRICEGIRPQIMNGPMHPRPLVALLDGRDCTVEMPILKDLATVAFCDAQSTQEIHEKVLNEAVGAMMYHTITLTREDLEKFKALRIIIRIGSGYDNIDIKAAGELGIAVCNIPSAAVEETADSTLCHILNLYRRNTWLYQALREGTRVQSVEQIREVASGAARIRGETLGLIGFGRSGQAVAVRAKVFGFNVIFYDPYLQDGLERSLGVQRVYTLQDLLYQSDCVSLHCNLNEHNHHLINDFTIKQMRQGAFLVNTARGGLVDEKALAQALKEGRIRGAALDVHETEPFTFAQGPLKDAPNLICTPHTAWYSEQASLEMREAAATEIRRAITGRIPDSLRNCVNKEFFVTTAPWAVMDQPGVHPELNGAAYSQLNQTLPAVTTGIPQDKINA, encoded by the exons GTATTCGGCCCCAAATCATGAACGGGCCAATGCATCCGCGCCCCCTGGTGGCGCTGCTGGACGGGCGCGACTGCACCGTGGAGATGCCCATCCTTAAAGACTTGGCGACTGTCGCCTTCTGTGACGCTCAGTCAACACAGGAGATCCACGAGAag gtgctCAACGAGGCAGTGGGAGCTATGATGTACCACACCATCACTTTAACCAGAGAGGACCTGGAAAAGTTCAAAGCTCTACGCATCATCATCCGCATCGGCAGCGGCTATGACAACATCGACATCAAGGCTGCTGGAGAGCTTG GCATCGCTGTGTGTAACATTCCCTCGGCAGCTGTGGAGGAAACAGCGGACTCCACCTTGTGCCACATCCTCAACCTCTACCGGCGAAACACCTGGCTTTACCAGGCTCTCCGGGAGGGCACGCGGGTCCAGAGCGTGGAGCAGATCCGTGAAGTGGCGTCCGGCGCCGCCCGCATCCGCGGTGAAACCCTGGGACTCATCGGTTTCG GTCGTTCGGGCCAGGCGGTGGCGGTGCGGGCCAAGGTTTTCGGCTTCAACGTCATCTTCTACGACCCCTACCTGCAGGACGGCCTGGAGCGCTCGCTGGGCGTCCAGCGCGTCTACACCCTGCAGGACCTGCTCTACCAGAGCGACTGCGTCTCCCTGCACTGCAACCTGAACGAACACAACCACCACCTCATCAACGACTTCACCATCAAACAG ATGCGTCAGGGTGCGTTCCTGGTCAATACCGCGCGGGGAGGCCTGGTGGATGAGAAGGCCCTGGCCCAGGCGTTGAAGGAGGGCAGGATACGTGGAGCCGCCTTGGACGTCCATGAGACGGAGCCCTTCAC ttttgctCAGGGCCCACTGAAAGACGCTCCCAACTTGATCTGCACACCACACACAGCCTGGTACAGTGAGCAGGCCTCTCTGGAGATGAGGGAGGCAGCCGCCACCGAGATCCGAAGAGCCATCACCG GCCGTATCCCTGACAGCCTAAGAAACTGCGTCAACAAGGAGTTCTTTGTCACCACGGCACCGTGGGCAGTTATGGATCAACCAGGCGTTCACCCTGAGCTCAACGGCGCTGCCTACAG CCAGCTGAACCAAACTCTTCCGGCCGTAACGACCGGCATCCCCCAAGACAAAATTAATGCCTAG
- the LOC122971944 gene encoding C-terminal-binding protein 2 isoform X6 yields MWRQHFPGIRPQIMNGPMHPRPLVALLDGRDCTVEMPILKDLATVAFCDAQSTQEIHEKVLNEAVGAMMYHTITLTREDLEKFKALRIIIRIGSGYDNIDIKAAGELGIAVCNIPSAAVEETADSTLCHILNLYRRNTWLYQALREGTRVQSVEQIREVASGAARIRGETLGLIGFGRSGQAVAVRAKVFGFNVIFYDPYLQDGLERSLGVQRVYTLQDLLYQSDCVSLHCNLNEHNHHLINDFTIKQMRQGAFLVNTARGGLVDEKALAQALKEGRIRGAALDVHETEPFTFAQGPLKDAPNLICTPHTAWYSEQASLEMREAAATEIRRAITGRIPDSLRNCVNKEFFVTTAPWAVMDQPGVHPELNGAAYRYPPGVVGVAPGGIPGALEGMVPGGVPIAHTLPSGTHPSQAPSPNQPSKHGETREHLTEQ; encoded by the exons ATGTGGAGACAACATTTTCCAG GTATTCGGCCCCAAATCATGAACGGGCCAATGCATCCGCGCCCCCTGGTGGCGCTGCTGGACGGGCGCGACTGCACCGTGGAGATGCCCATCCTTAAAGACTTGGCGACTGTCGCCTTCTGTGACGCTCAGTCAACACAGGAGATCCACGAGAag gtgctCAACGAGGCAGTGGGAGCTATGATGTACCACACCATCACTTTAACCAGAGAGGACCTGGAAAAGTTCAAAGCTCTACGCATCATCATCCGCATCGGCAGCGGCTATGACAACATCGACATCAAGGCTGCTGGAGAGCTTG GCATCGCTGTGTGTAACATTCCCTCGGCAGCTGTGGAGGAAACAGCGGACTCCACCTTGTGCCACATCCTCAACCTCTACCGGCGAAACACCTGGCTTTACCAGGCTCTCCGGGAGGGCACGCGGGTCCAGAGCGTGGAGCAGATCCGTGAAGTGGCGTCCGGCGCCGCCCGCATCCGCGGTGAAACCCTGGGACTCATCGGTTTCG GTCGTTCGGGCCAGGCGGTGGCGGTGCGGGCCAAGGTTTTCGGCTTCAACGTCATCTTCTACGACCCCTACCTGCAGGACGGCCTGGAGCGCTCGCTGGGCGTCCAGCGCGTCTACACCCTGCAGGACCTGCTCTACCAGAGCGACTGCGTCTCCCTGCACTGCAACCTGAACGAACACAACCACCACCTCATCAACGACTTCACCATCAAACAG ATGCGTCAGGGTGCGTTCCTGGTCAATACCGCGCGGGGAGGCCTGGTGGATGAGAAGGCCCTGGCCCAGGCGTTGAAGGAGGGCAGGATACGTGGAGCCGCCTTGGACGTCCATGAGACGGAGCCCTTCAC ttttgctCAGGGCCCACTGAAAGACGCTCCCAACTTGATCTGCACACCACACACAGCCTGGTACAGTGAGCAGGCCTCTCTGGAGATGAGGGAGGCAGCCGCCACCGAGATCCGAAGAGCCATCACCG GCCGTATCCCTGACAGCCTAAGAAACTGCGTCAACAAGGAGTTCTTTGTCACCACGGCACCGTGGGCAGTTATGGATCAACCAGGCGTTCACCCTGAGCTCAACGGCGCTGCCTACAG ATACCCGCCAGGTGTGGTTGGAGTGGCTCCAGGCGGCATCCCGGGGGCGTTAGAGGGCATGGTGCCAGGTGGGGTGCCCATCGCCCACACCCTGCCCTCTGGTACACACCCCTCCCAGGCCCCGTCGCCCAACCAGCCCTCCAAACACGGCGAGACCAGAGAGCACCTCACCGAGCAATAG